From Trichoplusia ni isolate ovarian cell line Hi5 chromosome 22, tn1, whole genome shotgun sequence, a single genomic window includes:
- the LOC113504496 gene encoding intraflagellar transport protein 81 homolog, with amino-acid sequence MSEQMKYIVKEINAALGRNYDLIKFDALNEKQLLQLLVDLLVNFNAGEKLDVNEDDSETVSLRLLEMLGSVKYRPPAGVEPTRFRAQLLAGEARTVHHVLHWLLTNKDQVKNTAYLAKYLKLPDIPPDVARNNNIQDLLDLYQNLIDEFKEVHKRTRMLQKENASEIINDIKEMAVERDIVIKRLENVQVNLVDVSDKEELLNISRALRVQQEKAKELENQYDTQQSQLKMASDQLKRYLNVIHGQSATPKTVTDVMKRLQEEVQLNSYLVKEKLPQETANLQKELNIMQTIAAEQHPTRSDLVAVQDKIAIVNSEMEHLVQRKLAMAGPQEDKLAPFRQQAAVIRRNKEASATRVHELAATLKDHEATLADLQSQVRQLLGDTVLRGEELKKYVNSLRTKSTVYKRQRANLSTFKVEAGILARTLHIISAADPTVEMALLNHKKLKIEDEETMDKSVDKTAELKKKSLHDLSQLVAQTAQKLSQVRQEIQPLADGIKPVKEEFQTVQQQYEQKKRVYEATSINITSQMEPLKNQVKDLTDRLNSKEDEWKNLRQKITKAESLQEVVLFEMKNSMQSPRKPSKMEALKKNVFDTKQIVKQLEEEQQAISSRQGAVEEQTRLWENTLQLLRCKMRARNEPAARQGRMHITQHSQMLTLT; translated from the exons atgtcgGAGCAAATGAAGTATatagtaaaagaaataaacgCAGCCCTTGGAAGAAACTATGACCTAATAAAATTTGATGCGTTGAACGAGAAGCAACTTCTACAGTTGCTTGTGGATTTACTCGTCAATTTCAATGCTGGGGAAAAG tTAGATGTAAACGAAGATGACTCTGAAACAGTTTCACTCCGCCTGCTTGAAATGTTGGGAAGTGTTAAATACCGACCACCTGCGGGCGTCGAACCTACGCGGTTTAGAGCGCAGTTGTTGGCAGGCGAGGCCAGAACCGTACATCATGTCTTGCACTGGCTTCTGACTAACAAGGATCAAGTTAAGAATACTGCTTATCTTGCCAA atatttaaaactACCCGACATACCGCCAGACGTCGCACGGAATAACAACATTCAGGATTTACTTGATCTCTACCAGAATTTAATTGACGAATTCAAAGAAGTTCACAAGCGAACAAGGATGCTACAAAAAGAAAACGCCTCAGAAATCATTAATGATATCAAAGAAATGGCAGTTGAACGAGACATCG TGATAAAAAGATTAGAAAATGTCCAAGTGAATTTAGTGGATGTGAGTGATAAAGAAGAACTCTTGAATATAAGTAGAGCGCTCAGGGTACAGCAAGAGAAAGCTAAGGAATTGGAAAACCAG tatgatACTCAGCAGTCTCAATTAAAAATGGCGTCTGATCAATTAAAAAGATACCTAAACGTAATTCATGGTCAAAGTGCTACGCCCAAAACTGTTACTGATGTTATGAAACGTTTACAAGAAGAGGTCCAG TTGAACAGTTACCTTGTAAAAGAGAAGTTACCTCAAGAGACTGCTAATCTTCAAAAGGAGTTGAATATAATGCAGACTATTGCCGCTGAACAGCATCCGACTCGCTCTGATTTAGTTGCTGTACAAGACAAG ATAGCAATAGTGAACAGTGAGATGGAACATCTGGTGCAACGCAAGTTAGCGATGGCGGGACCGCAAGAAGACAAGTTGGCTCCATTCAGGCAGCAGGCTGCGGTGATACGCCGCAACAAGGAGGCCAGCGCCACGCGGGTGCACGAACTGGCCGCCACGTTAAAGGACCATGAGGCCACACTAGCTGACTTGCAGTCTCAG GTTCGACAACTCTTGGGGGATACGGTGCTTAGAGGAGAGGAATTAAAGAAATACGTTAATTCTCTGCGCACAAAGAGCACTGTATACAAAAGGCAAAGAGCCAATCTCTCAACGTTTAAA GTTGAGGCTGGTATTCTAGCTAGaacattacatattataagCGCGGCTGACCCGACTGTGGAAATGGCGCTGCTAAACCATAAGAAACTTAAGATAGAAGACGAAGAAACTATGGACAAGAGCGTTGATAAGACAGcggaattaaaaaagaagtctTTGCATGATTTAtctcag CTTGTCGCTCAAACAGCCCAAAAGTTATCACAAGTACGCCAAGAAATCCAACCTCTCGCCGACGGCATAAAGCCTGTCAAGGAAGAGTTTCAAACTGTCCAACAACAATACGAACAGAAGAAAAGAGTATACGAGGCCACATCCATCAACATTACCTCACAAATGGAGCCCCTTAAAAACCAAGTAAAGGATTTGACTGACCGCCTGAATAGCAAGGAGGATGAATGGAAAAACTtacgacaaaaaataacaaaagctgaaagtttgcaAGAAGTCGTattgtttgaaatgaaaaattcaaTGCAGTCCCCGAGGAAGCCCTCCAAAATGGAGGCtttgaagaaaaatgttttcgacACGAAACAAATTGTTAAGCAGTTAGAAGAG GAACAACAAGCGATCAGTTCTCGCCAAGGAGCTGTGGAGGAGCAAACTCGACTGTGGGAGAATACTCTACAACTGTTGCGCTGTAAGATGCGCGCGCGCAACGAGCCCGCCGCGCGACAGGGACGCATGCACATCACACAGCACTCACAAATGTTGACACTCACATAA